From Paenibacillus sp. GP183, one genomic window encodes:
- a CDS encoding DUF2232 domain-containing protein — protein sequence MGRASWQRLLWSFVSAMILLSFMTPFIIFTISFLMIPLVILYVRSSTRQFVIYYVGSLLFVYLLSAWVGSVLLAVSFFFLPPVLVMGYLYKRKAPARAVVTTASLTLLAESLLSLVIGYLVGMNPIAKFKQFMINNLSSAAPELRALLPKDQELYINMMTQIIPVVLIAFALFYVIVTHGLSRWLLNKSGESIPGLRPVREWMLPKSFVWFYLIAFAADLLINPNSNTLTAMLLLNLLSLLVPLFAIQAIGFLFFITHTNKWNRVLPIIAIILLIILSPFFFAFSLLGVFDVAFPIRERFKKKL from the coding sequence TTGGGGAGAGCAAGTTGGCAAAGGCTATTATGGAGCTTCGTTTCCGCGATGATCCTTTTATCGTTCATGACTCCTTTTATTATTTTTACGATTAGTTTTCTGATGATTCCGCTCGTTATTCTTTATGTGAGGTCAAGCACCAGGCAGTTTGTCATCTACTATGTCGGAAGCCTGTTGTTTGTCTATTTGCTGTCCGCCTGGGTAGGTTCGGTATTGCTCGCGGTTTCGTTTTTTTTCCTGCCGCCGGTTCTCGTCATGGGATATCTGTATAAACGCAAAGCCCCTGCTCGAGCGGTAGTCACCACGGCAAGTCTAACCCTGTTGGCAGAATCCTTGCTCAGTCTCGTGATCGGTTATTTGGTGGGGATGAATCCCATTGCCAAGTTTAAGCAATTTATGATCAATAACTTAAGTTCTGCAGCTCCGGAGCTGCGTGCCTTGCTGCCCAAAGATCAAGAATTGTACATTAATATGATGACTCAAATTATCCCTGTGGTGCTGATCGCATTCGCTTTGTTTTATGTGATCGTGACACATGGGCTCAGCCGCTGGCTGCTGAATAAAAGCGGGGAATCCATCCCTGGGCTGAGACCCGTGCGAGAATGGATGCTGCCCAAGTCCTTTGTTTGGTTTTACTTGATTGCATTTGCCGCAGATCTTTTGATTAATCCGAATTCGAATACGCTGACAGCCATGCTGCTGTTAAACCTGCTGTCGCTGCTTGTTCCCCTTTTCGCGATTCAAGCCATAGGCTTTTTATTTTTCATCACTCATACAAACAAATGGAATCGGGTTCTGCCGATTATAGCTATCATTTTGCTAATTATATTGTCGCCGTTTTTCTTCGCGTTCAGCTTACTAGGGGTATTCGATGTCGCCTTTCCAATCCGTGAACGATTCAAGAAAAAATTATAG
- a CDS encoding cupin domain-containing protein: protein MKISKATAPHYHWGAMCDGWFLENSPKRTVIHERMPPGTAEARHFHRLAKQFFFILGGIATMEIEGKLVTLHPQEGVTIEAGFHHHIRNESNEAIEFLVISSPSTHGDRFASDAAL from the coding sequence GTGAAAATAAGCAAAGCTACAGCACCTCATTATCATTGGGGAGCCATGTGTGACGGCTGGTTTCTGGAAAATTCCCCGAAACGTACAGTCATTCATGAAAGGATGCCGCCGGGAACGGCTGAAGCCAGACACTTCCATCGATTGGCCAAACAGTTCTTCTTTATTCTTGGCGGAATTGCGACTATGGAGATTGAGGGTAAGCTGGTTACACTTCACCCGCAAGAAGGAGTCACGATTGAAGCCGGTTTTCACCACCATATCAGGAATGAGTCCAATGAGGCCATTGAATTTCTGGTCATTTCCTCTCCGTCCACCCACGGGGATCGTTTTGCATCGGATGCTGCTCTCTAG
- a CDS encoding DHH family phosphoesterase, with product MPKFLLKRWHGLHMVWTFILLLGLTIALFAYQWILGIVALLLSGVLAYYTIKAETAFRRDLNAYVGTISYRVKKAGGEVTSSIPIGIILYNEDKKVEWHNPFVAKMLGQDSVIGDSILELIPELKGKKEKDERFEVVIGKMTYMISLRQEERLMYIRDITEYANLAKRYEEEKITIGIVMMDNLDEATQGMDDQTRSIMLAKVTGEITEWAQKHQLYLRRTAADRFLIIMDQKALKELEQTRFEILDDIRDMTIENKLPMTLSVGIASGTEKLIELGQMAQMSLDMSLGRGGDQVTVKVGQRLSFYGGRTNAVEKRTRVRARVISHALRDLMRESDKVIIMGHRFPDMDSIGAAIGVLKAVQVVGKEGYIVLEGINPSIEKLMETIAMDEKLHRWFLTPEQGMQIVTPRTLAVVVDTHKASMVTEPKLLQQTHRIVIVDHHRRSEDFIQDATLVYMEPYASSTCELVTELLQYINDKLTMEVLEATVLLAGIVVDTKSFSLRTGARTFEAASFLRRNGADSTLIQQLMKEDLDSFIEKAEIIKLTEILYDHIALAVAEPGHKYPQLMIAQVADTLLNMTDIMASFVISERSDGVIGISARSLGQINVQVVMERLGGGGHLTNAATQLEGSIEEATHRLTQVLEQINQEEGLFE from the coding sequence ATGCCGAAATTCCTTTTGAAGCGATGGCATGGACTACATATGGTCTGGACCTTTATTCTGCTGCTGGGACTTACGATTGCACTCTTTGCTTATCAATGGATCCTGGGTATAGTGGCTCTGCTGCTGAGCGGAGTGCTGGCCTATTACACGATTAAGGCCGAGACGGCTTTCCGCCGTGATTTGAATGCTTATGTCGGTACAATCTCTTACCGTGTTAAAAAAGCGGGGGGCGAGGTGACCAGCAGCATTCCGATCGGCATCATTTTATATAATGAGGATAAAAAGGTGGAATGGCACAATCCCTTCGTTGCCAAGATGCTGGGGCAGGATTCCGTGATTGGGGATTCGATTTTGGAGCTGATTCCGGAGCTAAAGGGCAAGAAGGAAAAGGACGAGAGGTTCGAGGTCGTCATCGGCAAGATGACCTACATGATCTCGCTGCGGCAAGAAGAGCGGCTGATGTATATTCGCGATATCACGGAATATGCCAACCTGGCTAAACGCTATGAAGAAGAGAAGATTACGATCGGTATTGTCATGATGGATAACCTGGATGAAGCCACCCAAGGCATGGATGACCAGACACGAAGCATTATGCTGGCCAAAGTGACCGGGGAGATAACGGAATGGGCACAAAAGCATCAGCTTTATTTGCGGCGGACCGCGGCGGACCGCTTTTTGATCATTATGGACCAAAAAGCCTTGAAGGAGCTGGAACAGACGCGATTTGAGATTCTGGATGATATTCGCGATATGACGATCGAGAACAAGCTTCCGATGACCCTGAGCGTGGGAATTGCATCGGGTACCGAGAAGCTTATCGAGCTGGGCCAAATGGCGCAAATGAGTTTGGATATGTCGCTGGGCCGCGGCGGGGATCAGGTCACGGTGAAGGTTGGACAGCGGCTTTCCTTTTATGGAGGCCGTACGAATGCTGTAGAGAAGCGCACGCGTGTAAGAGCTCGAGTGATCTCTCATGCTCTAAGGGATTTAATGAGAGAAAGCGATAAAGTGATTATCATGGGCCACCGTTTTCCGGATATGGATTCCATCGGAGCGGCGATTGGTGTGCTGAAGGCTGTGCAGGTGGTGGGCAAAGAAGGATATATCGTCCTGGAGGGAATCAATCCCTCGATCGAAAAACTGATGGAAACGATCGCCATGGATGAAAAGCTGCATCGCTGGTTCCTGACACCGGAGCAGGGCATGCAGATTGTGACTCCGCGCACCTTGGCGGTTGTGGTAGATACGCATAAAGCATCGATGGTGACTGAGCCGAAGTTGCTGCAGCAAACCCACCGGATCGTCATCGTGGACCATCATCGCCGGAGTGAGGATTTCATTCAGGATGCAACCCTGGTCTACATGGAGCCCTATGCTTCATCCACGTGCGAGCTCGTAACGGAGCTGCTGCAGTATATCAACGACAAGCTGACGATGGAAGTGCTTGAGGCGACGGTGCTCCTCGCTGGAATCGTCGTCGATACCAAAAGCTTCAGCCTGCGGACAGGCGCTCGGACCTTTGAGGCGGCCTCCTTCCTGCGGCGAAATGGCGCGGACTCTACGCTGATTCAGCAGCTGATGAAGGAAGATCTCGATTCCTTCATCGAGAAGGCCGAGATCATCAAACTCACGGAAATCTTGTATGACCATATCGCGCTTGCCGTTGCGGAACCGGGTCATAAATATCCACAGTTGATGATTGCCCAGGTTGCTGATACATTGTTGAATATGACCGATATTATGGCATCCTTCGTCATTAGTGAACGGAGCGATGGAGTGATTGGGATCAGCGCGAGGTCGCTGGGTCAAATCAATGTGCAGGTCGTGATGGAACGCCTCGGAGGCGGCGGGCATTTAACCAATGCGGCGACTCAGCTGGAAGGCTCGATCGAGGAAGCGACTCATAGGCTGACGCAGGTGTTGGAGCAAATTAATCAGGAGGAGGGACTTTTCGAATGA